Proteins encoded within one genomic window of Ranitomeya variabilis isolate aRanVar5 chromosome 4, aRanVar5.hap1, whole genome shotgun sequence:
- the GPR142 gene encoding putative G-protein coupled receptor 142 isoform X2, translating into MIPLQNTSENKTSMLAVEEEGQKTDPSPCVLGYIPVIYYSVLLGLGLPVNILTAFALSKLASRTKKSSYFYLLALTTSDILTQIFIVFVGFILQTAILHRKVPNAFIHMVSVLEFSSNHASIWITVILTMDRYVALCLPLQYRSLSYPERTRKIIVSVFLASFVTGIPFYWWSDVWRDPRAPGVLDRVLKWVHCFIIYFIPCTFFFLINTIIILRLRRKSETKRYKLRIGKTTAILMSITTVFAVLWAPRTIVIIIHMSFRDMVKEILGMQRPCRTAEGKKNPSDNFSDSLKPLEVPQATTI; encoded by the exons ATGATCCCTTTACAAAATACCAGTGAAAATAAAACATCCATGTTGGCAGTGGAAGAGGAAGGACAAAAAACAGACCCTTCCCCTTGTGTGCTTGGCTATATACCAGTTATATATTATAGTGTACTGCTTGGTCTTGGTTTACCAG TAAACATCCTAACAGCTTTCGCCCTCTCAAAGCTGGCGTCCAGGACCAAGAAATCTTCCTACTTCTACCTTCTGGCCCTCACCACCTCCGACATCTTGACTCagatttttattgtttttgttggCTTCATTCTTCAGACCGCCATCCTCCATCGCAAGGTGCCCAACGCGTTCATTCATATGGTCAGTGTACTTGAGTTCTCCTCCAACCATGCCTCCATCTGGATCACTGTCATTTTAACCATGGATCGATATGTTGCTTTGTGTCTTCCCTTACAATATCGCTCTCTCTCCTACCCAGAACGTACACGTAAGATTATTGTAAGTGTTTTTCTAGCCTCATTTGTGACCGGCATCCCTTTCTACTGGTGGAGTGATGTATGGAGAGATCCTCGAGCACCAGGTGTGCTAGACCGTGTCCTCAAATGGGTCCATTGTTTCATAATTTACTTCATTCCTTGCACTTTCTTTTttctcatcaataccatcatcatccTTAGGCTCAGAAGGAAATCTGAGACCAAAAGGTACAAACTTCGAATAGGCAAGACCACAGCCATACTCATGAGCATCACAACTGTATTTGCTGTGCTATGGGCTCCTCGGACCATAGTCATAATCATTCACAT GAGTTTTCGAGATATGGTGAAGGAGATTCTTGGAATGCAACGACCCTGTCGCacagctgagggaaaaaaaaacccaagTGACAACTTTTCCGACTCTTTGAAGCCTCTGGAGGTTCCGCAGGCAACAACAATATAA
- the GPR142 gene encoding putative G-protein coupled receptor 142 isoform X1, translating to MIPLQNTSENKTSMLAVEEEGQKTDPSPCVLGYIPVIYYSVLLGLGLPVNILTAFALSKLASRTKKSSYFYLLALTTSDILTQIFIVFVGFILQTAILHRKVPNAFIHMVSVLEFSSNHASIWITVILTMDRYVALCLPLQYRSLSYPERTRKIIVSVFLASFVTGIPFYWWSDVWRDPRAPGVLDRVLKWVHCFIIYFIPCTFFFLINTIIILRLRRKSETKRYKLRIGKTTAILMSITTVFAVLWAPRTIVIIIHMYVSSVHKDWRVHLAMDIGNMLALLNTAVNFFLYCFVSRSFRDMVKEILGMQRPCRTAEGKKNPSDNFSDSLKPLEVPQATTI from the exons ATGATCCCTTTACAAAATACCAGTGAAAATAAAACATCCATGTTGGCAGTGGAAGAGGAAGGACAAAAAACAGACCCTTCCCCTTGTGTGCTTGGCTATATACCAGTTATATATTATAGTGTACTGCTTGGTCTTGGTTTACCAG TAAACATCCTAACAGCTTTCGCCCTCTCAAAGCTGGCGTCCAGGACCAAGAAATCTTCCTACTTCTACCTTCTGGCCCTCACCACCTCCGACATCTTGACTCagatttttattgtttttgttggCTTCATTCTTCAGACCGCCATCCTCCATCGCAAGGTGCCCAACGCGTTCATTCATATGGTCAGTGTACTTGAGTTCTCCTCCAACCATGCCTCCATCTGGATCACTGTCATTTTAACCATGGATCGATATGTTGCTTTGTGTCTTCCCTTACAATATCGCTCTCTCTCCTACCCAGAACGTACACGTAAGATTATTGTAAGTGTTTTTCTAGCCTCATTTGTGACCGGCATCCCTTTCTACTGGTGGAGTGATGTATGGAGAGATCCTCGAGCACCAGGTGTGCTAGACCGTGTCCTCAAATGGGTCCATTGTTTCATAATTTACTTCATTCCTTGCACTTTCTTTTttctcatcaataccatcatcatccTTAGGCTCAGAAGGAAATCTGAGACCAAAAGGTACAAACTTCGAATAGGCAAGACCACAGCCATACTCATGAGCATCACAACTGTATTTGCTGTGCTATGGGCTCCTCGGACCATAGTCATAATCATTCACATGTATGTATCTTCTGTCCACAAGGACTGGAGGGTCCACTTGGCTATGGACATTGGAAATATGTTAGCTTTACTCAACACCGCTGTCAATTTCTTCTTGTATTGCTTCGTGAGTAGGAGTTTTCGAGATATGGTGAAGGAGATTCTTGGAATGCAACGACCCTGTCGCacagctgagggaaaaaaaaacccaagTGACAACTTTTCCGACTCTTTGAAGCCTCTGGAGGTTCCGCAGGCAACAACAATATAA